Proteins encoded by one window of Superficieibacter sp. HKU1:
- a CDS encoding GNAT family N-acetyltransferase, translated as MSAVDVLNGVDIEVRDALPDDVHAIAALYAWHVLNGRASFEEVPPPVEEMRERMENVAAQELPWLVALYRGVVVGYCYATHYRPRPAYRFTIEESIYIDTTMTGRGIGTRLLSQLIARCEQGPWRQMLAVVGDGHNNSGSLKLHQQQGFDIAGRLRSVGYKKGDWRDTLIMQRALNDGDWTLPE; from the coding sequence ATGTCTGCGGTTGACGTTTTAAACGGCGTGGATATTGAAGTCCGTGATGCCCTGCCCGACGATGTTCATGCCATTGCCGCGCTGTATGCCTGGCACGTACTGAACGGTCGGGCCTCTTTTGAAGAAGTACCGCCCCCGGTGGAAGAAATGCGCGAGCGGATGGAGAACGTCGCGGCGCAGGAGCTGCCGTGGCTGGTGGCGCTTTATCGCGGCGTGGTTGTGGGCTATTGCTATGCGACGCACTATCGTCCGCGTCCCGCCTACCGTTTCACCATTGAAGAGTCGATTTATATTGATACGACGATGACCGGGCGCGGTATCGGCACGCGCCTGCTGTCGCAGCTGATCGCCCGTTGTGAACAGGGACCGTGGCGGCAGATGCTGGCAGTGGTGGGTGACGGGCATAATAATTCCGGCTCGCTAAAGTTGCATCAGCAGCAGGGGTTTGACATTGCCGGACGGTTGCGCAGCGTGGGATATAAAAAAGGTGACTGGCGCGATACGTTGATTATGCAGCGCGCGCTTAATGACGGGGACTGGACGCTGCCGGAATAG
- the pbpG gene encoding D-alanyl-D-alanine endopeptidase produces the protein MPKLRVSLLSLALMLPVVFAPQVSAKTAAAATALQPEIASGSAMIVDLQTNKVIYASHPDLVRPIASITKLMTAMVVLDAHLPLDEKLKVDISHTPEMKGIYSRVRLNSEISRKDMLLLALMSSENRAAASLAHHYPGGYDAFIRAMNAKAKALGMSHTRYVEPTGLSIKNVSTARDLTRLLIASKQYPLIGQLSTTREDMATFSNPAYTLPFRNTNHLVYRDNWNIQLTKTGFTNAAGHCLVMRTLINQRPVALVVMDAFGKYTHFADASRLKTWIETGKVMPVPASALSYKKQKAAQMASTDFTAQND, from the coding sequence ATGCCGAAATTACGCGTTTCTTTGCTGAGCCTTGCGCTTATGCTCCCGGTGGTTTTCGCACCACAGGTCAGTGCCAAAACGGCTGCGGCCGCCACGGCGTTACAACCGGAAATTGCCTCCGGTAGTGCGATGATTGTCGATCTTCAGACCAATAAAGTGATCTACGCCAGCCACCCGGATCTGGTGCGTCCCATAGCCTCTATCACCAAGCTAATGACCGCGATGGTGGTGCTGGACGCGCATTTGCCGCTGGATGAAAAACTGAAGGTGGATATTAGCCATACGCCAGAAATGAAGGGCATTTATTCGCGCGTGCGCCTGAATAGCGAAATCAGCCGTAAAGATATGCTGTTGCTGGCGCTGATGTCATCGGAAAACCGTGCGGCGGCGAGCCTTGCCCACCATTATCCGGGCGGCTACGATGCGTTTATTCGCGCGATGAACGCAAAAGCGAAGGCGCTGGGGATGTCCCACACGCGCTATGTGGAGCCGACCGGCCTGTCGATTAAAAACGTCTCCACGGCGCGCGACTTAACCCGGCTGTTGATTGCCAGCAAGCAGTATCCGCTGATTGGTCAACTCAGCACCACGCGTGAAGATATGGCGACGTTTTCAAATCCGGCCTATACGCTGCCGTTCCGTAACACCAACCATCTGGTCTATCGCGATAACTGGAATATCCAGCTGACCAAAACCGGGTTTACCAACGCGGCGGGTCATTGTCTGGTGATGCGCACGTTGATCAATCAACGCCCGGTGGCGCTGGTGGTGATGGACGCGTTTGGCAAGTATACCCACTTTGCCGATGCCAGCCGCCTGAAAACCTGGATTGAGACCGGGAAAGTCATGCCGGTTCCTGCCTCGGCGCTGAGCTATAAAAAGCAGAAGGCGGCGCAGATGGCCAGCACGGATTTCACCGCGCAAAACGATTAA
- a CDS encoding Yip1 family protein codes for MNHVWGLLSHPNREMQAIKRENETVSHHYTHHVLVMAAIPVICAFIGTTQIGWNFGENNVVRLSLFTAFALAILFYGLMLAGVAVMGRVIWWMARHYPHRPSLARCMVFAGYVATPIFLSGIVALYPLVWLCALVGTVALFYTGYLLYLGIPTFLNINKEEGLSFSSSTLAIGVLVLEVLLALTVLLWGYGYHLI; via the coding sequence ATGAACCATGTCTGGGGACTTCTCTCCCATCCTAATCGTGAAATGCAGGCTATTAAGCGCGAAAACGAAACGGTTTCGCATCATTATACCCATCACGTACTGGTTATGGCGGCCATCCCGGTTATCTGCGCCTTTATCGGTACCACGCAGATTGGCTGGAATTTTGGTGAAAATAACGTGGTGCGGCTGTCGCTGTTTACCGCCTTTGCGCTGGCGATCCTGTTCTACGGGCTGATGCTGGCGGGGGTGGCGGTGATGGGGCGGGTGATCTGGTGGATGGCGCGTCATTATCCGCATCGCCCTTCGCTGGCACGCTGCATGGTCTTTGCGGGCTACGTCGCCACGCCAATATTTTTAAGTGGTATCGTGGCGCTCTATCCGCTGGTCTGGCTGTGCGCGCTGGTGGGAACGGTGGCGCTGTTTTATACCGGTTATTTACTCTATCTGGGTATCCCGACCTTCCTCAACATCAACAAAGAAGAAGGACTGAGTTTTTCCAGCTCTACGCTGGCTATCGGCGTGCTGGTGCTTGAGGTTCTGCTGGCATTGACGGTGCTGCTGTGGGGCTATGGTTACCATCTAATCTGA
- a CDS encoding DedA family protein — MDINLLITEYGYAALTVGSLAEGETITLLGGVAAHQGLLKFPLVVIAVALGGIIGDQLLYFLGRRFGNRILARFSGHQDKIDRAQRLIQRRPWLFVIGSRFMYGFRIIGPLLIGASRLPPTLFLPLNIAGAIVWALIFTTLGYVGGEVIGPWLHHFNQHLKHLVWLAIAVVLVLGVRLWLKHRQKRQ; from the coding sequence ATGGATATCAATTTATTAATTACGGAGTATGGCTATGCGGCCCTGACGGTTGGCAGTCTGGCAGAGGGTGAAACCATTACGCTGCTGGGTGGCGTGGCGGCCCACCAGGGATTGCTGAAGTTTCCGCTGGTAGTCATTGCGGTCGCTCTGGGTGGGATCATTGGCGATCAGTTGCTCTATTTTTTAGGCCGTCGGTTCGGCAACCGGATTTTGGCCCGTTTCTCCGGGCATCAGGATAAAATCGACCGGGCACAGCGGCTGATCCAGCGTCGGCCGTGGCTGTTTGTGATTGGTAGCCGCTTTATGTACGGTTTCCGTATCATCGGTCCCCTGCTGATCGGAGCCAGTCGGCTGCCGCCGACGCTGTTCCTGCCGCTCAACATTGCTGGCGCAATTGTCTGGGCGCTGATTTTCACCACCCTTGGCTATGTGGGGGGTGAGGTGATTGGGCCGTGGCTGCATCATTTCAATCAGCATTTAAAACATCTGGTCTGGCTGGCTATCGCTGTCGTGCTGGTACTGGGCGTGCGCCTGTGGTTAAAACACCGGCAGAAACGGCAGTAG
- a CDS encoding SDR family oxidoreductase: MAANKVAVVTASDSGIGKMCALFLAKGGYDIGVTWHSDEKGAQETVKEVEALGRKAIALQLDLSHLPEGTQALEELIKQFGRIDVLVNNAGMMTKDAFLDVKLEDWRAIFTVDVEGAFLCSQIAARKMVEQGEGGRIVNITSVHEHSPLPDASAYTSAKHALGGLTKSMALELVKHNILVNSVAPGAIATPMNDMSDDDAKPGSMPTIPLTRPGKTEEIASLVAWLCSEYATYTTGQSFIVDGGFMLVNPQFAGLK, from the coding sequence ATGGCGGCAAACAAAGTTGCAGTAGTCACCGCGTCGGATTCCGGCATCGGTAAGATGTGCGCGTTATTTCTCGCTAAAGGCGGATATGACATTGGCGTGACCTGGCACTCGGATGAAAAGGGCGCGCAGGAGACGGTAAAAGAGGTTGAGGCGCTGGGACGCAAAGCAATTGCGCTACAGCTGGATCTCAGCCACCTGCCAGAAGGCACGCAGGCGCTGGAAGAACTGATTAAACAGTTTGGCCGTATTGACGTGCTGGTCAACAACGCGGGCATGATGACCAAAGATGCCTTTCTCGACGTCAAGCTGGAAGACTGGCGGGCGATTTTTACGGTAGACGTTGAAGGCGCATTCCTGTGTTCACAAATTGCTGCCAGAAAGATGGTAGAGCAGGGGGAGGGTGGACGCATCGTTAACATTACCTCCGTGCATGAGCATTCTCCTCTGCCTGATGCCAGTGCCTACACGTCCGCCAAACATGCGCTTGGCGGCCTGACCAAATCGATGGCGCTGGAGCTGGTCAAACATAATATTCTGGTCAACTCTGTCGCGCCAGGCGCTATCGCCACGCCCATGAACGATATGAGCGATGACGATGCTAAACCCGGCTCCATGCCGACTATCCCGTTGACTCGCCCCGGTAAAACGGAAGAAATTGCCAGCCTGGTGGCATGGTTGTGCTCGGAATACGCGACCTATACAACCGGTCAGTCATTTATTGTCGACGGCGGTTTTATGCTGGTCAACCCGCAGTTTGCCGGGCTGAAATAG
- the mdtQ gene encoding multidrug resistance outer membrane protein MdtQ has product MNRPLILTAMSVLPLVLTLTGCAPSHDVNAGITPQTPAVSVSSTLPAALQNGWPQSQWWKQYQDPQLDALITHALTNAPDLKVAQQRIALAEAQAKMAEAADGPAVNFSSDIERQKMSAEGLMGPFALTDPAAGTTGPWYTNGTFGLTAGWDLDLWGKNRAEVEGRIGLVRARNAELEQAQQLLASSVARLYWEWQTEAAIQTVLSNIEQQQKAIVAVDRELYLQGITSSVEGAETDINAGKTQQKLAEVAGNMKIIEARLQALTNGQSSTLALHSVPLPDVQTKMPSSLGYELLARRPDLQAAHWYIEASLKDVDAAKAAFYPDINLMAFLQQDALHLSDLFRHSAQQMGVTAGLTLPIFDSGRLNANLDIASAQNGLSIANYNKAVVDAVNQVARSATQVETLMEKNARQKQVQQDASRIVALAEARLKAGLIAGSRVNQARIPALEEQINGLKLQGQWLDASIQLTSALGGGYHFSS; this is encoded by the coding sequence ATGAATCGTCCCCTGATTTTGACTGCGATGTCAGTTCTGCCGCTGGTCCTTACCCTGACGGGTTGCGCCCCCTCACATGATGTTAACGCCGGGATCACACCACAAACGCCGGCGGTGTCGGTAAGCAGTACGTTACCGGCCGCGTTACAAAACGGCTGGCCGCAAAGCCAGTGGTGGAAGCAATATCAGGACCCGCAGCTTGATGCGCTGATTACCCATGCCCTGACCAACGCGCCGGATTTGAAAGTGGCGCAACAGCGTATCGCGCTGGCGGAAGCGCAGGCGAAGATGGCGGAAGCGGCAGATGGCCCGGCGGTAAATTTCTCATCCGACATTGAGCGGCAAAAAATGTCGGCGGAGGGGTTGATGGGGCCGTTTGCGCTTACCGATCCGGCGGCCGGGACTACCGGCCCCTGGTATACTAACGGTACTTTCGGCCTGACGGCCGGTTGGGATTTAGATCTGTGGGGCAAAAACCGTGCTGAAGTGGAAGGGCGCATCGGCCTGGTACGTGCGCGTAATGCTGAATTAGAGCAGGCGCAGCAGCTGCTGGCCAGCAGCGTGGCGCGTCTCTACTGGGAATGGCAGACCGAAGCGGCTATCCAAACCGTACTCAGCAATATCGAACAGCAGCAGAAAGCCATTGTTGCCGTCGATCGCGAGCTCTATCTGCAGGGGATCACCTCTTCTGTTGAAGGGGCAGAAACCGATATCAATGCGGGTAAAACCCAGCAGAAGCTGGCGGAAGTCGCCGGTAATATGAAAATTATAGAAGCCCGCCTTCAGGCGTTGACTAACGGACAATCGTCTACGCTTGCCCTGCACAGCGTGCCGCTGCCGGACGTACAAACGAAAATGCCTTCAAGCCTTGGTTATGAATTACTGGCGCGCCGACCGGATTTGCAGGCTGCCCACTGGTACATCGAAGCCTCATTAAAGGACGTGGATGCGGCCAAAGCGGCGTTTTACCCGGACATCAACCTGATGGCATTTTTACAGCAGGACGCGCTGCATCTCAGCGATCTGTTCCGTCACTCCGCGCAGCAAATGGGCGTGACGGCGGGGCTGACGCTGCCGATTTTTGACAGCGGTCGGTTGAATGCGAATCTGGATATCGCCAGCGCCCAAAACGGTCTCTCCATCGCTAATTACAATAAGGCGGTGGTTGACGCGGTGAATCAGGTTGCCCGCAGCGCCACCCAGGTTGAAACGCTGATGGAGAAAAACGCGCGTCAGAAACAGGTCCAGCAGGATGCCTCGCGCATTGTTGCCCTGGCGGAAGCGCGGCTGAAAGCCGGTCTGATTGCAGGCTCTCGCGTTAACCAGGCACGCATTCCGGCCCTTGAGGAGCAAATTAACGGCCTGAAATTGCAGGGACAGTGGCTGGATGCTTCTATCCAGCTGACTTCTGCGCTTGGCGGCGGCTATCATTTCTCGTCCTGA
- the yohP gene encoding small membrane protein YohP, protein MKILLWAILIIFLIGLLVVTGVFKMIF, encoded by the coding sequence ATGAAAATTTTACTATGGGCAATTTTGATTATTTTTCTGATTGGGCTGTTAGTTGTAACAGGGGTGTTTAAGATGATTTTCTGA
- the dusC gene encoding tRNA dihydrouridine(16) synthase DusC, protein MRVLLAPMEGVLDSLVRELLTEVNDYDLCITEFLRVVDQLLPVKSFYKLCPELHHQSRTSSGTLVRVQLLGQYPQWLAENAARAVELGSYGVDLNCGCPSKAVNGSGGGATLLKDPELIYQGAKAMRDAVPAHLPVTVKVRLGWDSGDRQFEIADAVQQAGATELAVHGRTKEDGYKAERINWQAISDIRQRLTIPVIANGEIWDWESAQACLQTTGCTALMIGRGALNVPNLSRVVKYNEPRMPWPEVVELLRKYSRLEKQDDTGLYHVARIKQWLGYLRKEYDEALELFTAIRTFQDSTSIARVIERWT, encoded by the coding sequence ATGCGTGTACTCCTCGCGCCGATGGAAGGCGTGCTCGATTCACTGGTGCGAGAGCTGCTGACCGAGGTTAACGACTACGATCTGTGCATCACCGAATTTTTGCGGGTGGTGGATCAGCTCTTGCCGGTCAAATCATTCTATAAACTGTGTCCGGAACTGCATCACCAGAGCCGCACTTCGTCTGGCACCCTGGTGCGTGTTCAACTGTTGGGCCAGTATCCTCAATGGCTGGCAGAGAATGCGGCCCGTGCTGTGGAACTGGGATCGTACGGCGTTGACCTCAACTGCGGCTGTCCGTCCAAAGCGGTGAATGGCAGTGGAGGCGGCGCAACGCTGCTAAAAGATCCGGAACTGATTTATCAGGGAGCTAAAGCGATGCGCGATGCCGTGCCCGCACATTTACCCGTGACGGTAAAAGTCCGGCTTGGCTGGGACAGCGGCGATCGCCAGTTTGAAATTGCCGATGCGGTACAGCAGGCCGGAGCGACCGAGCTGGCGGTGCATGGACGTACAAAAGAAGATGGCTATAAAGCGGAGCGGATTAACTGGCAGGCGATTAGCGACATCCGCCAGCGGCTGACCATCCCGGTGATTGCCAACGGTGAAATCTGGGACTGGGAGAGCGCGCAGGCTTGTTTGCAAACCACCGGGTGCACTGCCCTGATGATCGGCCGCGGGGCGCTAAACGTGCCAAACCTTAGCCGGGTGGTCAAATATAACGAGCCGCGTATGCCCTGGCCGGAGGTTGTTGAACTGCTGCGGAAATATTCTCGCCTCGAGAAGCAGGACGACACCGGTTTATACCATGTCGCTCGCATAAAACAGTGGCTGGGATATTTGCGTAAAGAATATGATGAGGCGCTGGAACTGTTTACGGCTATTCGGACGTTTCAGGATTCGACGTCCATCGCGCGGGTCATTGAACGCTGGACCTGA
- a CDS encoding CidA/LrgA family protein — protein sequence MSKTFTVIWQYLRAFVLIYACLYAGIYIASLLPITIPGSIIGMLILFFLLALQILPAKWVNPGCYVLIRYMALLFVPIGVGVMQYVDVLRAQFGPVVVSCAISTLVVFLVVSWSSHLVHGERKIVGQKDVKK from the coding sequence ATGAGCAAAACCTTCACAGTCATCTGGCAATACCTGCGTGCATTCGTTCTGATTTATGCCTGTTTATACGCCGGAATTTATATCGCCTCTCTCCTGCCGATAACCATCCCCGGCAGCATTATTGGCATGCTGATCCTCTTTTTTCTGCTGGCGCTGCAAATCCTGCCCGCTAAATGGGTTAATCCCGGTTGCTATGTGCTTATCCGCTATATGGCGCTGTTATTTGTCCCCATTGGCGTTGGCGTCATGCAATACGTTGACGTTCTGCGGGCGCAGTTTGGTCCGGTCGTAGTTTCATGCGCTATCAGCACCCTGGTGGTGTTTCTGGTGGTAAGCTGGAGTTCACATCTGGTGCACGGTGAACGTAAAATCGTTGGTCAAAAGGATGTGAAAAAATGA
- a CDS encoding CidB/LrgB family autolysis modulator codes for MMDSIWWSLPLTLAVFFAARKLAARFKMPLLNPLLVAMVVIIPFLLLTGIPYDRYFQGSKILNDLLQPAVVALAFPLYEQLHQIRARWKSIITICFIGSVVAMVTGTSVALLMGATPEIAASVLPKSVTTPIAMAVGGSIGGIPAISAVCVIFVGILGAVFGHTLLNIMGIRTKAARGLAMGTASHALGTARCAELDYQEGAFSSLALVICGIMTSLIAPFLFPLILAVLG; via the coding sequence ATGATGGACTCTATCTGGTGGTCCTTGCCGTTAACCCTGGCGGTCTTTTTTGCGGCGCGTAAACTTGCCGCCCGTTTTAAGATGCCGCTGCTTAATCCGCTGCTGGTCGCCATGGTAGTGATTATTCCCTTCTTATTGTTAACCGGTATCCCCTACGATCGCTATTTTCAGGGCAGCAAAATCCTCAACGATCTTTTGCAGCCTGCCGTGGTCGCACTGGCGTTTCCGCTTTATGAGCAGCTGCACCAGATCCGTGCCCGCTGGAAGTCGATCATTACTATCTGCTTTATTGGCAGCGTCGTGGCGATGGTGACGGGGACCAGCGTGGCGCTGCTGATGGGAGCAACCCCAGAAATCGCCGCGTCTGTTCTGCCGAAATCGGTCACGACACCTATTGCGATGGCCGTTGGCGGCAGCATCGGTGGGATCCCGGCTATCAGCGCGGTTTGCGTGATTTTTGTCGGGATCCTTGGCGCGGTGTTCGGTCATACCTTGCTCAATATTATGGGGATTCGAACTAAAGCTGCACGCGGACTGGCAATGGGCACCGCCTCGCACGCCCTGGGGACGGCTCGTTGCGCGGAGCTGGATTATCAGGAAGGCGCGTTTAGTTCTCTGGCGCTGGTGATTTGCGGCATTATGACCTCGCTGATTGCCCCGTTTCTGTTCCCTCTGATTCTGGCCGTCCTGGGATAA
- the cdd gene encoding cytidine deaminase yields MHQRFHSALPQLSGELQAAMAPLLEDEHFPAMLNAGQISSLLKATGMDEDALAFALLPLAAACARADLSSFNVGAIARGVSGTWYFGANMEFHGATMQQTVHAEQSAITHAWLRGEKSLNAITVNYTPCGHCRQFMNELNSGLDINIHLPGRPAHTLGHYLPDAFGPKDLDIKTLLMDEQDQGYRVQGDALAQAAIRAANRSHAPYSNAPSGVALECRDGAIFTGSYAENAAFNPSLPPLQGALNLLSLNGYDYPDIQRAILAERDDGALIQWQATSATLNALGCENIERVCLA; encoded by the coding sequence ATGCATCAACGTTTTCACTCTGCTCTCCCGCAGCTGTCGGGTGAGTTGCAGGCGGCGATGGCACCTTTGCTGGAAGATGAACATTTTCCCGCCATGCTGAACGCAGGGCAGATCTCATCGTTACTGAAGGCGACGGGAATGGACGAAGACGCGCTGGCCTTCGCCCTTCTGCCGCTTGCTGCCGCCTGCGCGCGCGCCGATCTTTCCAGCTTTAACGTCGGTGCCATTGCGCGTGGCGTCAGCGGCACCTGGTATTTTGGCGCGAATATGGAGTTTCACGGCGCGACGATGCAGCAAACGGTGCATGCCGAACAAAGTGCGATTACCCACGCCTGGTTACGGGGTGAAAAATCCCTCAATGCCATTACCGTGAACTACACCCCCTGCGGCCACTGCCGCCAGTTTATGAATGAACTGAACAGCGGACTGGATATCAATATCCATTTACCGGGCCGCCCGGCGCATACTCTTGGTCACTATCTGCCTGATGCGTTCGGTCCTAAAGACCTCGACATTAAAACCCTGCTGATGGACGAGCAGGATCAGGGTTACCGCGTGCAGGGCGATGCGCTGGCGCAGGCCGCCATTCGCGCCGCTAACCGTAGCCATGCCCCCTACAGTAATGCGCCGTCCGGCGTTGCGCTGGAATGTCGGGATGGCGCAATTTTCACCGGCAGCTACGCGGAAAACGCCGCCTTCAACCCTTCCCTGCCGCCGTTACAGGGTGCCCTGAACTTGCTGAGTCTGAACGGTTATGATTATCCGGATATTCAGCGAGCCATTCTGGCAGAGCGTGACGATGGCGCGTTGATTCAGTGGCAAGCCACCAGCGCCACCCTCAACGCGCTGGGCTGTGAGAATATTGAACGCGTATGTCTTGCCTGA
- the sanA gene encoding outer membrane permeability protein SanA — MLKRLLYSVLVLIGLLLLTVLGLDRWMSWKTSPYIYDELQDLPWRQVGVVLGTAKYYRTGVINQYYRYRIQGALNAYNSGKVNYLLLSGDNAQQSYNEPVTMRKDLIAAGVDPADIVLDYAGFRTLDSIVRTRKVFDTNDFIIITQRFHCERALFIALHMGIQAQCYAVPSPKDMWNVRVREFGARFSALADLYIFKREPRFLGPLIPIPSRHEIPEDSQGYPAVTPEQLLELQPKTRK; from the coding sequence ATGTTGAAGCGTTTGTTATACAGTGTGTTAGTCCTGATCGGCTTACTGCTGTTAACGGTGCTTGGCCTCGACCGGTGGATGAGCTGGAAAACCTCTCCTTATATCTACGATGAACTTCAGGACCTCCCCTGGCGACAGGTCGGCGTGGTGCTTGGCACGGCAAAATATTACCGCACCGGCGTGATTAATCAGTATTACCGCTACCGGATCCAGGGTGCGCTCAACGCTTACAATAGCGGGAAAGTTAACTATCTGCTGTTAAGTGGTGATAACGCCCAGCAAAGCTACAACGAGCCGGTCACGATGCGTAAAGACCTGATTGCCGCCGGCGTTGACCCTGCGGATATCGTGCTGGACTACGCGGGTTTTCGCACGCTAGATTCCATCGTCCGTACCCGAAAAGTCTTTGATACCAACGATTTCATCATTATCACCCAGCGGTTTCACTGCGAGCGCGCGCTGTTTATTGCGCTGCATATGGGCATCCAGGCACAGTGCTATGCCGTTCCTTCGCCGAAAGATATGTGGAACGTTCGGGTACGTGAATTTGGTGCCCGCTTCAGCGCGCTGGCCGACCTCTATATTTTCAAACGCGAGCCGCGTTTTCTGGGTCCGCTGATCCCTATCCCTTCCCGCCATGAAATCCCGGAAGATAGTCAGGGTTATCCGGCTGTAACCCCGGAGCAACTGCTGGAATTGCAGCCGAAAACGAGAAAGTAA
- a CDS encoding HipA domain-containing protein: MESLTLQAFYSQQWHDIAQITFPDSGNHDFRRTEINYLSDYAVDFLDWDDLHAVSLNHPVSLFFDDGGEPGWLKFIDDIMPSGASRRYWVNYLDLAGLSVNQQNFILLKYGTMSPVGNLRIKESLPEYNVTAEKLFFSVGDVINRAADFLDYAQQRGAAAGGATGAGGEAPKLLLRCSDDQRIWIDTWQNDPANRDQYFLVKYPRGARTEIDCNILRAEYFYYQELTAMGFDTIPVENMKLEEGISYPSLWLPRFDIVMGENGLLQRYGLESVYSVLKKGPGVTLDHETTIRTLIDKILNSHMVQEQGFIFDVQAFVIEWVRRDLLNIIFGNSDNHGRNTSFMKAENRIILAPIYDFAPMKADPEGIPRSMKWSRELEIGGEYNFQGIAQALSDLVPEDLLLVKLRETSGQLIDLKTRLIERGVPTQIITMPAIGFDYIAEKLSRWRLL, translated from the coding sequence ATGGAATCCTTAACATTACAGGCTTTTTATAGTCAACAATGGCATGACATCGCGCAAATTACGTTTCCAGATAGTGGAAATCATGACTTCCGCCGCACAGAAATTAACTATCTATCAGATTATGCTGTCGACTTTCTGGATTGGGACGATTTACATGCCGTTTCATTAAATCATCCTGTCTCACTGTTTTTTGACGATGGCGGTGAACCGGGCTGGTTGAAGTTTATAGACGATATTATGCCCAGCGGAGCAAGCCGTCGCTACTGGGTTAATTATCTCGATCTTGCAGGACTCAGCGTTAACCAGCAAAATTTTATATTACTAAAATATGGGACAATGTCTCCTGTTGGTAATCTCCGTATTAAAGAATCGCTTCCTGAATATAATGTAACCGCAGAAAAACTATTCTTTTCAGTAGGCGATGTTATTAACAGAGCTGCTGACTTTCTTGACTACGCGCAGCAACGAGGTGCCGCGGCGGGAGGGGCGACCGGAGCAGGCGGTGAGGCACCTAAACTCCTGTTACGCTGTAGCGACGATCAAAGGATCTGGATTGATACCTGGCAAAACGATCCTGCCAATCGGGATCAGTATTTTCTGGTGAAATACCCTCGGGGGGCAAGAACGGAAATCGATTGTAATATACTAAGGGCGGAATATTTCTACTATCAAGAGCTTACTGCTATGGGCTTTGATACTATTCCTGTTGAAAACATGAAGCTGGAAGAAGGAATTAGCTATCCTTCACTCTGGCTCCCCCGGTTCGATATCGTTATGGGTGAAAATGGCCTCCTTCAGCGATACGGCCTTGAATCTGTTTATTCTGTTTTAAAAAAAGGCCCCGGCGTGACCCTTGATCATGAAACAACGATCAGGACGCTGATTGACAAAATACTTAATAGCCATATGGTGCAAGAGCAGGGATTCATATTTGATGTTCAGGCATTTGTCATCGAATGGGTTCGTCGCGATCTGCTCAACATTATCTTTGGCAATAGTGATAATCATGGTCGGAATACATCATTTATGAAAGCCGAGAACCGTATCATCCTCGCGCCGATTTATGACTTTGCCCCCATGAAAGCCGATCCTGAAGGCATTCCACGTAGCATGAAATGGTCCAGAGAACTGGAAATTGGCGGAGAGTATAACTTTCAGGGGATTGCACAAGCACTGTCAGATTTGGTTCCAGAAGATCTGTTGCTGGTAAAACTACGTGAAACGTCGGGACAGCTCATAGATTTAAAGACGCGGCTTATTGAGCGGGGCGTACCGACACAGATTATTACCATGCCTGCCATCGGCTTTGATTACATTGCCGAGAAATTGTCTCGCTGGAGGCTACTATGA
- a CDS encoding helix-turn-helix transcriptional regulator — MSSSDKKHDDVQTAIEKLRSQNKRAAMHENTGVYTAVGLKTSSRKRVSDGTNKVDSLERKAVMNDIIKKLLLGDMTQGEALKRLRIDVLGLQQMAYANLVSISRKTLSEIENNKGNYSVEVVNKAFRPFGLVVGLVPASKHLLKSLMAQ, encoded by the coding sequence ATGAGTTCATCCGATAAAAAACATGACGATGTGCAAACAGCGATAGAAAAGCTTCGCTCACAGAATAAACGGGCTGCTATGCATGAAAACACTGGCGTCTATACTGCTGTCGGGCTGAAAACATCATCCAGAAAACGGGTCTCCGACGGGACAAATAAAGTGGACAGTCTGGAACGAAAAGCGGTGATGAATGATATCATCAAAAAGCTTCTTTTGGGCGACATGACTCAGGGAGAGGCATTAAAACGTCTCCGTATTGATGTATTAGGTTTACAGCAAATGGCGTACGCTAATCTGGTCTCTATCTCGCGTAAAACCCTCTCGGAGATTGAAAATAACAAAGGAAATTACTCGGTTGAGGTGGTCAACAAGGCCTTCAGACCTTTTGGACTCGTTGTAGGTTTGGTTCCCGCTTCTAAACATTTGCTGAAGTCATTAATGGCGCAATAA